The Desulfovibrio legallii region CAAGGCCCTGCGCGCCTACCGGCGGCAGTGGCGGCCCGGCGGACCAGGCTCCGGCCCCCTGCACGACTGGACCAGCCACGGGGCCGATGCCCTGCGCTACGCGGCCACGGGCTTTCGTCCCGTGGCGGCAACCGTCGACGGCTGCCGCCGGGCCAGAACCCGCTACAACATGTTCGGAGAAGACTGATGCCCTGCTTCCACTACCTGCCCGCCCAGGACCAGGCCACGCGCGACGCCGTTTTTGTCCGCATGTCTGCCGAAGGGCTGCTGGGCTGCGCCATGAGCGCCTTTGCCGCCCCCAGCCTGGACGACTGGCAACGCATTACGGACCCGGCCCACGGCGTGCTGCTCTGCTGCTATCCGGCCGCAGGCGGGCACGACCCCGCCGCCATGCTGGCCTGCGCCCTGTTCACGCCGCGCCGGGGCAAGCTCTGGGAATTTGATTTCACCACCTTCCGGGCCGCGGCCCGGCTGGCCGTGCCCATGGCCCGCGACGGCCTGGCCTGGGCTTTTACCCGGCTGGACTGCGCGGCGGTGCTGGGCCTTTGTCCCGCGCCCAACCGCCACGCCTGGCGTCTGGCCCAAGCCTGCGGTTTTCGGTTGTTGGCCCGGCTGCCGCAAGCCTGCCGTCACGCCCGGAAAAACCGCTTTGTGGACGGCGTGCTGGTCTGCTGCACACCGTCAGACTTGCGCAACGTCAACCCCAAGGAGGCTCTTATGGGATTCGGAGGAGGCAGCGCCGACACGCCCAGCGTGCCCGAAGTGACGCCCGTACCCAAACAGGAAGTGCAGAAGCCCGTCACAGAAGCGGCCACGGCCGCCCGCCAGATCCAGAAGGACAAGGCCGCCCGCGCAGCCGGGCTCTACGCCGCTGTGCACACCAGTCCGCTCAACCGGGCGGAAACCACCCGCAAAACCCTGCTGGGGCAATAATCATGACCAACCGGGAAACACAGAACGCCCCCACAGGCGAAGACGCGCTACGCGCCCGCCTTCCGGATCTGGTCCGGCGTTATCAGGCCCTGCTGCGCCGACGCGCCCCCTGGGACACGGCCTGGCAAAGCCTGGCGGACCACTTTCTGCCCACCCGCTGTCGGCTGCAGCCCGAAGCGGACGCGGCAGAACAAGGCCCCCTGCTCAACCGTCGGCTGGTAGACGCTACGGGCATTCTGGCCATGCGCACCTTGGCGGCAGGGCTGCAAGGCGGGCTGACCAGTCCGGCCCGGCCCTGGTTCCGCCTCAGCCTGGATGACGCGGACCTGGCCCGCCAACGCCCGGTACAGGCTTGGCTGGACGAGGTGGCCGCGCGCATGCGCGCGGTTTTCCACCGCTCCAACTTCTACAACGCCATGCACACCATCTACGGTGAACTGGGCGCTTTCGGCACGGCCTTTGTGTTTGAGCTGGCCGACGTCCGCGGCGGCTTCCGCTTTCTGCCCCTCTGCGCCGGGGAATACGTCCTGGACTGCGACGCGGCCCGGCGGGTGGACACGGTCTTCCGCCGCACGGCCATGACCCTGCGCCAGCTGCTCCAGGCCTTCGGCCCGGCGGCCCTGCCGGAAAGCCTGCGCCGCCAGGCCGCGGTGCAGCCTGATGCCCGGCACAACGTCATCCAGGCCGTATATCCGCGCACGGAGCGCAACCCCGCGCTGCTCACGGCCCGGCATATGCCCGTGGCCTCGGTGTACTGGCTGGAAGGGCGCGAAGGCCAGGGGCACCCTTTGCGGCAGTCGGGCTTCCGCTCCTTCCCCGGCTTCGGACCACGCTGGGACGTGGCCGGCAACGACGTCTACGGCCGCTCCCCGGCCATGGACGCCCTGCCCGACTGCCGCATGCTGCAACAAATGGGCGTCACCACCCTCAAGGCCATCCATAAGGCCGTGGATCCGCCCATGAGCGTAGCCGCGGGCCTGCGCTCCGTGGGGCTCGACCTGACCCCAGGCGGCATCAACTATGTGGACAGCGCCCCCGGCCAGAGCCCCCAGGCGGCCACGCCGCTCCTGCAGGTCAATCCGGACTTGGCCACGGCCCGCAAGGCTATGGAAGCCGTGCAGAACCAAATCCGCAACGGGCTCTACAACGATCTCTTCAAGCTCATTCTGGAAGGCCGCAGCCGGGTCACGGCCAGCGAGATCGCCGCCCGCGAGGAGGAAAAACTGGTGCTCATCGGGCCCGTGCTGGAACGCCTGCACGACGAGCTGTTCATCCCGCTCATGGACCGCACCTTCCTGTGCATGGCCGAGCTGGACATGCTGCCGCCCTGCCCGCCGGAGCTCACGGGCCGTCGCCTCAAGGTGGAGTTCGTCTCCCTGCTGGCCCAGGCGCAAAAACTGGTGGGCGTGAGCGCCACAGGCCAATATCTGGCCTTGACCCTTAAAGCCTCCGCCGCCTGGCCCGAAGCCCTGGACGCCCTCAACGTGGACCGGCTGCTGGACAGCTACGCCGACAGCCTGGGCCTGCCCGTCAGCCTGAGCCGTCCCCTGGAGGAGCGAAAACAACTGCGGGCCGCCAGAGCGGAATCGTCCCGCGTGGCCGCCCTGACCCAAAACCTGCGCCAGGGCGTGGACATGGCGCGCCAGCTGGCCCAGACGCCGCTGCACGGCCCGCAAGGGCAGGAAGGTTCGGCCCTGGACGGTCTGGCCGACCTGATCCGCGGCCTGGGCCGCCCGGCATGGTCCCCGCCGTCTGCCGCGGCAGCGGCCCCAAGCCCAGCGCCTCCTCGTAAGGAGGCCCGCTGATGGACGCCTTTGCCCCATATGAACAGGCCGAAAAACGACAAAAATTGGCCCAAAGCCGCGTTCTGCAGGCGGAAGCGGCTCTGCGCGAGGCGCTCACGGGCCTTATGGCCCACCCCCAGGGCCGCCTGCTGCTGCGCTGGCTGCTGGAAGAATGCCGCTGCTTCAGCGCCCTGAACCTGGAAGACGCCCCGCCCGGCGCGGACGCCCTGCGCCTGGGCTTTACCGAAGGCCGCCGCTACGTGGGCGCGCGTCTGCTGCGCCTGCTGCGCCGGGCCGACCCGGAATATCTGCCCCGTTTGCTCAACCCACAGGAGGACGAAGACCATGAGCCAGACCACCCCTGACCTGCCCCTTGCCCCCGGCCCGGACACTACCGGGACCAACGGCGCGCCCGCCGCGCCTGCCCCCGCGGAAAGCGCCCCCGCGCCCGACATGCCCGCGCCGGACACAGCGACGCCCGACGCCCCGGCGCAGGATCCCTTGGCCCAGAAGCTGCGGGAGCACGAGGTCGCCCAGCGCGCCTCCTGGCAGGCCCAGGTGGACCAGTGGCGGCGCGAAGCCGCCCAGGATCCACAGCTGGGCGGCGAAAACCTCTCCGCCAGCGTGGCCCGCGCCCAGCTGGCCCTGGACCGCTTTGATCCGGATCGTCACATCGGCCGTTTGCTGGAGGAAACCGGCTACGGCAACAACCTGTCCATCCTGCGCTTCTTCAACAACATTGCCGACGCCCTCATGGAAGACGGCTTGGTGCGCGGCGAGGCCCACAGCGCCGCCATGCCGCCCCTGGAAGAACGCATGTACGCGGGCTGGTCCGCGCGGGGCTAGATTCCCCTTTTTTACTGTCACACCCTGCAACCAACGAGGCAACTATGGCCACTTCTTTGGGTTTTGTGGTTTCTTTGGCGGAAATGGAACAGTTCTACCGCGGTGAAAAAGCCGGGCAGATCATTGAGCTCATGAACAAAACCAACGACATCGTGGACGATGTGCTCTGGATGGAGGCCAACCAGAGCGACGGCCACCTCACCCGCATCCGCACCGGCCTGCCGGAAGTTTACTGGCGCAGGCTCTACCAGGGCACGCCGCCCAGTAAATCCCAGTGGAGCCAGGTCAAGGAAGGCTGCGGCATTCTCGAAGCCATTATGGAATTGGATGTGGAGGAGCTGCGTCTTTACGGCAGCCGCGACCGGGCCTTCCGCATGAGCGAAGGCATCGCCTTTGCCGAGGCCATGCGTCAGAAGGTGGCCGCCACCCTCTTCTACGGCAACAGCAATCTGAACCCTGACGAATTCAACGGCCTGGCCATGCGCTACCCGGCTCAGGACGCCAACAACGTGCTGGACGCCGGCGGACGCGACGCCACCGGCTGCACCTCGCTCTGGCTGGTCGCCTGGGGCGCGCAGTCCGTGCATGGAGTCTACCCCAAGGGCAGCACGGGCGGACTCTCTCACGAGGATCTCAAAACCTACATGACTCAGGATCCGGACGGCCGCAAATACCAGGTGGTGGGCGATAAGTACAACTGGCGTTGCGGCCTGGCCGTGCGTGACTGGCGCGGCGTGGCGCGCATCGCCAACCTGCCCGTGGCGGCCCTGGGCAAACGCAAGGGCCAGAGCGGCTTTGTGGACCTGCAGAAGCTGACCATCGAAGCCAAAAACCGCATGCCCCAGCATCTGCGTCAGAAAGCGGTGTGGTACGCCAATGCCGATGTGCTCACTGCCCTGGAATTGCAGAATTCCGACGCGGGCAACGTGCAGCTGCAGTACGGCGAATTTTTTGACGCCAAAGCCGTGCCCGTGCTTCACGGCCGGCCCGTGCGCCAGTGCGACGCCGTGCTTTCCACCGAAGACCCCGTCTAGCCCCGCGGCTTCCGCCCGGCGGGGCCCCGCGCGCCGGGCGGGGCCATCCTTCAGTTCCATCCCGCCCCTCACTTCCACATCCCGCAAGGAGATCCCATGGCCATCATCGATCGCAACGCCGTTTTTTTTGAAGGCTCCCTCACCGCCAACGCCACGGGCAACACCGTGGCCCTGACCGCCTGCAAGCTGCCGGGCCGCATGGAGCCCATGCCCCTGCGCCTCTCCGTTACCGAAGCCTTTCTGCCCGCCGAAGTCCAGAATCTGAGCATTGACATGGAGCAGGCCGCCCAGCCCGACGGCCCCTGGACCAGCGTGCCGGGCGGCAGCGTCAGCATTGCCCACAGCGCGGCGGCCCCCACTCTGGATCTGGGCGCGCGGCCTTACCTGCGCTTTTTGCCCCAGGGCGCGCGCCAGCCCTACCTGCGTCTGCGTTTTTCCCTCACGCCCGTATCCGGGCAGAACGTGAGCCAGGGCCGCATCTTCGCCGCCCTGACCAGAGAAGAAGACCTGCCCTACGAAGCGGCCCTCATGGTCCGCTGAGCGCGCACCTCTGGGGAAAAAGGGGACGGATGTCTCCCCTTTTCCCCTGCCGCCAGCGGCCTTGTCCCGCTGTCCTGGCCTCCGCAAACCATTTTTCAGGAGCGTGGCATGAGCATCAATCAAATCAGCATCTGGAACCGCGCCCTGGGTTTCCTGGGCGCACGCGGCGTAGCCGCGGAACAGGAAAATACACCAGAAGCCCTGCAGTGTCGGCTGTACTGGGATACAGCCCGGCGGCAGGTTTTGCGCGACTTTCCCTGGAATTTCGCCCAGCGCAGGGCCTGGCTCGCGCCGCAGGCCCTGCCCGAAGGCTACGCGCCCGAATTCGGCTTTGCCTATGCCCTGCCCGACCTGTGCCTCAAGGTGCACGCCGTACGGCACCAGGGCCTTGCGCCGCGCCCCTTTCGCCTGGGCCGCAACGCCGCCGGGGACGCCCCTCTGCTGCTGACGGATTCGGACCGCGCCCTGGCCCTGTACACAGAAGACGTGCAAAACCCCCGCCTGTTCGACGACCTTTTCGCCCACATTCTGGCCCGCAAGCTGGCGGCCCTGGTGGCCGTACCCCTGCTCAAAGATGCGGGCCAGCAGATCGCCGCACTGGAGAAGCTCTATGCCGCCGACCTGCCGCGAGCCCAGGCCGCCGACGCCTCAGAACGCAGGGAGCGCCCTGCGGAAGACCCCTGGCTTCTGGCCCGCTGACATTCTTTAAGGAGCCTCTGCCATGACCATGCCCTTCAGCCCCAGCCGCACCGTTTTCCACGGCAACGGCGTCGCCACCACGTTCCCCTTTGCCTTCAAGGTCTGGAGCGCGGACCAGCTCACCGTCACGGTCACCATGCCAGGCGCCACAGAGCAGACCGAGGAAGACGTCACCGCCCAGTGCAGCATCAGCCTTACCGAAAGCGGCGGCAGCGTCGTCTACCTGCGCGAA contains the following coding sequences:
- a CDS encoding N-acetyltransferase, which gives rise to MPCFHYLPAQDQATRDAVFVRMSAEGLLGCAMSAFAAPSLDDWQRITDPAHGVLLCCYPAAGGHDPAAMLACALFTPRRGKLWEFDFTTFRAAARLAVPMARDGLAWAFTRLDCAAVLGLCPAPNRHAWRLAQACGFRLLARLPQACRHARKNRFVDGVLVCCTPSDLRNVNPKEALMGFGGGSADTPSVPEVTPVPKQEVQKPVTEAATAARQIQKDKAARAAGLYAAVHTSPLNRAETTRKTLLGQ
- a CDS encoding portal protein — protein: MTNRETQNAPTGEDALRARLPDLVRRYQALLRRRAPWDTAWQSLADHFLPTRCRLQPEADAAEQGPLLNRRLVDATGILAMRTLAAGLQGGLTSPARPWFRLSLDDADLARQRPVQAWLDEVAARMRAVFHRSNFYNAMHTIYGELGAFGTAFVFELADVRGGFRFLPLCAGEYVLDCDAARRVDTVFRRTAMTLRQLLQAFGPAALPESLRRQAAVQPDARHNVIQAVYPRTERNPALLTARHMPVASVYWLEGREGQGHPLRQSGFRSFPGFGPRWDVAGNDVYGRSPAMDALPDCRMLQQMGVTTLKAIHKAVDPPMSVAAGLRSVGLDLTPGGINYVDSAPGQSPQAATPLLQVNPDLATARKAMEAVQNQIRNGLYNDLFKLILEGRSRVTASEIAAREEEKLVLIGPVLERLHDELFIPLMDRTFLCMAELDMLPPCPPELTGRRLKVEFVSLLAQAQKLVGVSATGQYLALTLKASAAWPEALDALNVDRLLDSYADSLGLPVSLSRPLEERKQLRAARAESSRVAALTQNLRQGVDMARQLAQTPLHGPQGQEGSALDGLADLIRGLGRPAWSPPSAAAAAPSPAPPRKEAR
- a CDS encoding major capsid protein, whose protein sequence is MATSLGFVVSLAEMEQFYRGEKAGQIIELMNKTNDIVDDVLWMEANQSDGHLTRIRTGLPEVYWRRLYQGTPPSKSQWSQVKEGCGILEAIMELDVEELRLYGSRDRAFRMSEGIAFAEAMRQKVAATLFYGNSNLNPDEFNGLAMRYPAQDANNVLDAGGRDATGCTSLWLVAWGAQSVHGVYPKGSTGGLSHEDLKTYMTQDPDGRKYQVVGDKYNWRCGLAVRDWRGVARIANLPVAALGKRKGQSGFVDLQKLTIEAKNRMPQHLRQKAVWYANADVLTALELQNSDAGNVQLQYGEFFDAKAVPVLHGRPVRQCDAVLSTEDPV